One region of Candidatus Rhodoblastus alkanivorans genomic DNA includes:
- a CDS encoding RNA polymerase sigma factor, whose product MVRQNSEGPLAHDADGKLEDAELVRRALQRDGGAFRTIMQKYNQRLYRIARSILRNDSEAEDVVQEAYVSAFTHFDSFRGDSSLSTWLARITMNEALGRLRAQRSTVDIVKFETQRTAAEIIQFPLTSKADDPERTMAQRQILQLVEQAADKLPEAYRIVFITRVIEGMSVEDTAEILGVRPETVKTRLHRARRLVREQLDRQIGPVLMDAFPFAGRRCERLTVAVLARLGLSG is encoded by the coding sequence ATCGTGAGACAAAATTCAGAGGGGCCGCTCGCGCATGACGCCGATGGCAAGCTGGAAGATGCCGAATTGGTGCGGCGCGCCTTGCAACGGGATGGCGGTGCGTTCCGGACAATCATGCAGAAATACAATCAGCGACTTTACCGCATTGCCCGGAGTATTCTCCGCAACGATAGCGAGGCGGAGGATGTCGTTCAGGAAGCTTATGTCAGCGCCTTTACCCACTTCGACAGCTTCCGCGGCGACTCCAGTCTATCGACCTGGCTCGCTCGAATCACGATGAATGAAGCACTGGGACGGCTCAGAGCCCAGCGTTCGACTGTGGATATCGTGAAATTCGAAACACAGCGAACCGCGGCGGAAATCATTCAATTTCCTCTCACGTCAAAAGCCGACGATCCGGAACGAACGATGGCTCAGCGTCAAATTCTTCAGCTTGTCGAACAGGCCGCCGACAAGCTTCCCGAAGCCTATCGAATTGTTTTCATCACACGGGTTATCGAAGGAATGAGCGTCGAAGACACCGCGGAGATCCTTGGCGTTCGACCTGAAACCGTCAAAACTAGGCTGCACCGCGCCAGACGGCTCGTTCGCGAGCAATTAGACAGGCAGATCGGCCCCGTCCTGATGGACGCCTTTCCATTCGCCGGCCGGCGGTGCGAGCGTCTGACCGTCGCGGTTCTGGCCCGTCTCGGCCTGTCCGGCTAA
- a CDS encoding LexA family protein — protein MAPLRLVGTKLVLPLALHSVCAGFPSPADDYLDENIDLTRLLIVNPPATFLWRVEGKSMIDAGIFPGDLVVVDRSLEPRHGDAVIAIVNGERSIKRINLRGGGELLQCANRRMPPFVLPECAEVEIWGVVTWCLRGLRRAGP, from the coding sequence ATGGCTCCCCTGCGCTTGGTCGGGACCAAACTCGTCTTGCCGTTGGCCCTCCACTCGGTCTGCGCCGGCTTTCCCAGCCCGGCAGACGATTATCTCGATGAAAACATCGATCTCACGCGGTTGCTGATCGTCAATCCCCCGGCCACGTTTCTCTGGCGGGTGGAGGGGAAATCGATGATCGACGCCGGGATTTTTCCCGGCGATCTCGTCGTTGTCGACCGCAGCCTCGAGCCCCGGCACGGTGACGCTGTTATCGCCATCGTCAATGGCGAACGGTCGATCAAGCGGATCAATCTGCGCGGCGGCGGCGAACTGCTGCAATGCGCCAATCGCCGGATGCCGCCCTTTGTCCTGCCGGAATGCGCGGAAGTCGAAATCTGGGGCGTCGTGACCTGGTGTCTGCGCGGCCTCCGCCGGGCTGGGCCCTGA
- the folE gene encoding GTP cyclohydrolase I FolE, which translates to MPQREVQKPSRAEVEAAVRTIIRWTGEDPERDGLIETPARVARSLEEFFSGYDQDPAEILEKTFEEIDGYDEMIVLRDVRFESHCEHHMAPIIGRAWVACIPDGRVVGISKLARVVDVYAKRLQIQEKMTAQIANTINDVLKPQGVGVIIKATHHCMTTRGVHKPGTDLVTSRMLGCFRDNALTRQEFLGIAT; encoded by the coding sequence ATGCCGCAGCGCGAAGTCCAGAAGCCGAGTCGGGCCGAAGTCGAAGCTGCGGTGCGCACAATTATTCGATGGACCGGCGAGGATCCCGAGCGTGACGGCCTGATCGAGACTCCCGCTCGCGTGGCCCGCTCTTTGGAGGAGTTTTTCTCTGGCTACGACCAAGACCCGGCGGAGATTCTGGAAAAGACCTTCGAGGAGATCGACGGCTACGACGAAATGATCGTGCTGCGCGACGTACGCTTCGAAAGCCATTGCGAGCACCACATGGCGCCGATCATCGGCCGGGCCTGGGTGGCGTGCATTCCAGATGGCCGCGTGGTCGGCATCTCCAAGCTGGCCAGGGTGGTGGACGTTTACGCCAAACGCCTGCAAATTCAGGAAAAGATGACGGCGCAAATCGCCAACACCATCAACGACGTGCTCAAGCCGCAGGGCGTTGGCGTGATCATCAAGGCGACGCATCATTGCATGACCACGCGCGGCGTCCACAAGCCCGGCACGGACCTGGTCACCAGCCGCATGCTGGGATGCTTCCGCGACAACGCGCTGACCCGCCAGGAATTCCTTGGCATAGCGACTTGA
- a CDS encoding relaxase/mobilization nuclease domain-containing protein: protein MSQAAQIDWWLGQVEATRRAVLGGRDERRRLWPSGVVDDAPRGRRAQAPRPTEAPAREAGIEGRTISGGRDDERRRRLPVASGGGGVTGGTGAPRSESATIAGDLSGGGGKSGGALGRARKLAAGYQPAVIKVVSYARGAARATATGQYVQRDDVALETHDGRMLTDREAVAEEIKAWSASFSRRAESQDVVALRLKLSGVSDTPEGRAAYEKAVAAGFEGHCHAWRIDASPSGEIEARVVIATAGAPKERFRIREERVDAEGDGFARRRLDGKSEAAIKARIEAATEFAPQTIAVVPGAAGHGRDGVGDRLTRLVEKGAAADDRGETIANPGDIRLAARQWGPSLRSQSSRDTMHLIISAKAGTDVAALTNAARAFLHDRFADHKFMFGVHNDKEADGHIHAHAVITVRNESGQKIHPNRDTFRDWRESYAEHAQAQGLKIVATSAKERASSQSYGPKDKAVVDTAERPRPAREARDRAYAADPANQRLIDNARQRIRTARTNPIRLPASEPDRRAVNEGVAAWSAIVRENPENAAARDMLERLSLAQAVGGILHAIEKRVALLPRRTRTWRSRRRR, encoded by the coding sequence ATGAGCCAAGCCGCCCAAATCGACTGGTGGCTGGGGCAAGTCGAGGCGACCCGGCGCGCGGTCCTGGGGGGACGGGACGAGCGCCGGCGACTGTGGCCGTCGGGCGTCGTCGATGACGCGCCGCGGGGGCGCCGCGCGCAGGCGCCGCGACCGACGGAGGCACCAGCCAGAGAGGCCGGCATTGAGGGCAGGACGATCAGCGGCGGCCGGGACGACGAACGCCGCCGCCGCCTGCCTGTGGCCTCTGGTGGCGGCGGGGTGACGGGTGGGACAGGCGCTCCGCGGTCGGAAAGCGCGACGATCGCCGGCGACCTATCCGGTGGCGGTGGAAAGAGCGGTGGCGCACTCGGCCGCGCGAGAAAACTCGCCGCAGGCTACCAGCCCGCCGTCATCAAGGTGGTGTCTTACGCGCGCGGCGCGGCTCGGGCGACGGCGACCGGGCAATATGTGCAACGCGATGACGTCGCCCTCGAAACCCATGACGGACGCATGCTGACGGACCGCGAGGCGGTCGCAGAAGAAATCAAGGCCTGGTCGGCGAGTTTCTCCAGGCGGGCGGAGAGTCAGGACGTCGTGGCGCTACGGCTGAAGTTGAGTGGCGTTTCCGACACGCCCGAGGGCCGGGCGGCATACGAAAAGGCGGTCGCCGCCGGATTCGAGGGGCATTGTCACGCCTGGCGCATCGACGCCTCGCCTTCGGGCGAAATCGAGGCGCGCGTGGTCATCGCGACGGCGGGCGCGCCGAAGGAGCGGTTCCGCATCCGCGAGGAGCGTGTTGACGCCGAGGGGGACGGATTTGCGCGCCGTCGCCTCGACGGCAAATCCGAAGCGGCCATCAAGGCGCGCATCGAGGCCGCCACGGAATTCGCGCCGCAGACGATCGCCGTCGTCCCCGGCGCCGCCGGGCACGGCCGGGACGGGGTCGGCGACCGGCTAACCAGGCTCGTAGAAAAAGGCGCGGCGGCCGACGACCGCGGCGAGACGATCGCAAACCCGGGCGACATTCGTTTGGCCGCGCGGCAATGGGGCCCGTCGCTGCGTTCGCAATCGTCGCGTGACACGATGCATCTGATCATTTCGGCGAAGGCGGGGACCGACGTCGCGGCGCTGACCAACGCTGCACGCGCCTTCCTGCACGACCGTTTCGCCGACCACAAATTCATGTTCGGTGTCCATAACGACAAGGAGGCCGACGGGCACATCCACGCCCACGCGGTCATCACCGTCAGGAACGAGTCTGGCCAAAAAATCCATCCGAACCGCGACACGTTTCGCGACTGGCGCGAATCTTACGCCGAGCACGCGCAGGCGCAGGGGCTCAAAATCGTCGCGACTTCGGCGAAGGAGCGGGCGTCGTCGCAGAGCTACGGCCCGAAGGACAAGGCGGTCGTCGACACAGCCGAGCGGCCGCGGCCGGCGCGCGAGGCGCGCGACCGCGCCTATGCCGCCGATCCGGCCAATCAGCGTCTCATCGACAACGCCCGCCAACGCATCCGCACGGCGCGGACAAATCCGATCCGGTTGCCGGCGTCGGAACCAGACCGCCGCGCAGTCAACGAGGGCGTCGCGGCCTGGAGCGCAATCGTTCGGGAAAATCCGGAAAACGCCGCCGCCCGCGACATGCTCGAGCGTTTGAGCCTCGCGCAGGCGGTCGGCGGCATTCTACACGCGATCGAAAAACGCGTCGCCCTTTTGCCGAGGAGAACCAGGACATGGCGATCACGTCGGAGAAGATGA
- a CDS encoding helix-turn-helix transcriptional regulator — MLRLRISAPIPWKNSPQPEQCREGPLAPTSAFRRICRGQTILDKDFDETWRFIESIERSSDAAEVERSLLKIAVQYGFNSVFAGIVPTARVSPEEIASRILFQRFPSEWSARYHDRGYVFRDPIVHRLQHERTPFDWEDAYRSCPAAKDVTLIKGEAAEFGLREGYVVPVPTLDGSLAAVSFGGSNADVDAEGRALLGFAASYAVGAFLHHQESRRRLLGKVSPREFDCLLWAAEGKTDWEISVILGISKPTVVKHLLSAREKLGAVTKGHAIAIALRMKLLR; from the coding sequence GTGCTTAGGCTTCGCATTTCGGCCCCGATTCCGTGGAAAAATTCCCCTCAACCTGAACAGTGTCGAGAGGGTCCCCTCGCGCCAACGAGCGCGTTTCGTCGTATATGCAGAGGACAAACGATATTGGATAAAGATTTTGATGAGACGTGGCGGTTCATTGAAAGCATCGAGCGTTCCAGCGACGCGGCCGAAGTCGAACGTTCACTGCTGAAAATTGCCGTCCAGTACGGCTTCAACTCTGTGTTTGCCGGCATCGTACCTACAGCCCGCGTCTCGCCCGAGGAGATCGCATCGCGGATCCTGTTCCAGCGTTTCCCCTCGGAATGGTCGGCCCGCTATCATGACCGCGGCTACGTCTTTCGCGACCCGATCGTTCATCGCCTGCAACACGAGCGAACCCCCTTCGATTGGGAGGACGCATACCGCTCCTGCCCGGCGGCGAAGGACGTTACGCTTATCAAAGGCGAGGCGGCGGAATTCGGCCTGCGCGAGGGCTATGTCGTTCCCGTGCCGACGCTCGACGGCAGCCTCGCGGCGGTGTCGTTCGGCGGCTCTAACGCTGACGTCGACGCGGAGGGCCGCGCCCTGCTCGGCTTCGCCGCCAGTTACGCGGTCGGCGCCTTTCTCCATCACCAAGAAAGCCGCCGGCGTCTCCTCGGCAAGGTCAGCCCGCGAGAATTCGACTGCCTGCTCTGGGCGGCCGAAGGCAAAACCGATTGGGAGATTTCCGTCATCCTCGGAATCTCCAAGCCCACCGTCGTCAAACACCTCTTGTCGGCGCGCGAAAAACTCGGAGCCGTCACCAAGGGCCACGCGATCGCCATCGCCCTGCGGATGAAGCTGCTGCGCTGA
- a CDS encoding isocitrate lyase/phosphoenolpyruvate mutase family protein: MNVMVMEGLPSHARLSELGVARISYGPIPFIRAMEALGQEASATFNRATRSDS, from the coding sequence GTGAACGTCATGGTCATGGAAGGTTTGCCATCGCATGCCCGTCTGTCCGAACTCGGCGTCGCGCGCATCAGTTATGGCCCCATTCCCTTCATCCGCGCTATGGAAGCGCTCGGACAGGAAGCGAGCGCAACGTTCAACCGAGCCACCCGTTCGGACTCCTGA